In one window of Leptospira fainei serovar Hurstbridge str. BUT 6 DNA:
- a CDS encoding TetR/AcrR family transcriptional regulator, producing MQNSSEEISSESLNGRDIKTNPQGRGRRAALIQALRELLREQPPESLTFAKICERAGIPRASAYHFFPSMGALYLGLRLVHADLVAERLSKVDTSRFESWQDYVYFLAAEAIAIVREDPAMMRVVYGVRNEETMHIGKELDSKIANIALRQVMDRFALPSWPDATRKVGIAVALIDSVFRFSFREQGTITDDIVREAGRAAVAYLRCYLPEYVESRV from the coding sequence ATGCAGAATTCATCAGAAGAAATATCTTCCGAGTCCTTGAATGGGAGAGATATAAAAACCAATCCCCAAGGGCGAGGTCGAAGAGCTGCTCTGATTCAAGCGCTCAGAGAATTATTGCGAGAGCAACCGCCGGAGTCCCTCACGTTTGCAAAAATTTGTGAGCGCGCGGGAATTCCTAGGGCGTCGGCATACCACTTCTTTCCGAGTATGGGAGCGCTTTATCTTGGCTTACGTCTCGTTCATGCAGACCTTGTAGCAGAAAGATTGTCCAAAGTTGATACCTCTCGATTCGAGAGCTGGCAAGACTATGTGTATTTCCTTGCTGCCGAAGCCATTGCAATCGTTAGGGAGGATCCCGCAATGATGCGTGTCGTTTATGGGGTTCGCAACGAGGAGACCATGCATATAGGGAAGGAGCTGGATTCGAAAATTGCGAACATAGCTCTAAGGCAGGTTATGGATCGTTTCGCACTTCCTTCCTGGCCGGACGCAACCCGAAAAGTAGGTATCGCCGTTGCATTGATTGACTCCGTCTTTCGATTCTCTTTTCGAGAGCAAGGAACCATCACAGATGATATTGTTCGGGAAGCTGGTCGAGCTGCCGTTGCGTATCTTCGCTGCTATTTGCCAGAGTATGTCGAGAGCAGAGTTTGA
- a CDS encoding class II aldolase/adducin family protein, producing MKNLKFEAVRASIVAASVKLADLGFFAGIGGNLAVRIDSELMAVTPSASDYYSMNNEDICIVRINNLKLVEGTKEPTTESGMHAAFLTRRPDLQVSLHTHQPLASAVTLLGIDMPIEDPEARTQLGPSLRIVSYAPSGTPFLVSAFKKKVRKDTNGYLLRNHGIVCGAKSVEQAIANVQLAEEQSGLYLRSRIKNNPSISGISPLVLQQALSIL from the coding sequence ATGAAGAATTTAAAATTTGAAGCAGTGCGTGCATCCATAGTAGCCGCCTCTGTCAAGCTGGCCGATCTCGGTTTTTTTGCCGGCATCGGAGGAAACTTGGCGGTGCGGATCGATTCGGAGCTTATGGCCGTCACGCCATCTGCCTCCGACTATTATAGCATGAATAATGAAGATATTTGCATAGTCCGGATCAATAACCTGAAGCTCGTAGAAGGTACAAAAGAACCTACTACCGAAAGTGGGATGCACGCAGCCTTTTTAACTCGCAGACCTGATTTGCAAGTTAGTCTACACACTCACCAACCCCTAGCAAGCGCGGTAACTCTGCTCGGAATTGATATGCCCATTGAAGATCCCGAGGCGCGAACGCAGTTAGGACCATCTTTACGCATCGTCTCCTATGCACCTTCCGGAACTCCGTTCCTGGTCAGCGCTTTTAAGAAGAAGGTGCGAAAGGATACGAACGGCTATCTCTTACGAAATCATGGAATAGTTTGCGGGGCCAAATCCGTAGAACAAGCGATCGCAAATGTTCAACTCGCCGAGGAACAATCCGGACTCTACCTTCGTTCCCGTATAAAAAACAATCCGAGCATCTCAGGAATTTCCCCTCTTGTTTTGCAACAAGCACTTTCAATCCTGTAG
- a CDS encoding aspartate aminotransferase family protein gives MVLKEINKTQEAIPEKEYAISEWHNTAEIYGRLKELLKSPLRPIRRDKISGVLEYFETKCKTSRKIATAAEAVIPGGVQHNLAFNYPFPLAIDQAKGAYLRDVDGNTYIDFLQAGGPTLLGSNYEPVREKVKNLLDECGPTTGLLHEYEVKLAEIICKHMPGVEMFRMLGSGTEAVMGAIRLARAYTGKRHVIKMGGGYHGWSDSMVYGMRIPGTGRREATGIPKGATASTEESFPNDLGALRRKLWLNRFRGGTAAIIVEPLGPESGTRPVYFDYNKQLRELCDSFGALLIFDEVVTGFRVGLGGAQGFFDVKPDLTILGKCLTGGYPMAGGIGGRKEIMMLLAGGISAIGKRAFVGGTLSANPLSCAAGYFSIQEMERTKAPVKAGLAGDRLCRGLQEIIERLRLPYVAYNQGSIVHLQTSGVLLMSLRNPIKVLREAKERKHVMEEMGAAYSAHGMITLAGSRMYTSMADTDEIIDEALNRFESVFKLV, from the coding sequence ATGGTACTCAAAGAAATAAACAAAACCCAGGAGGCAATTCCTGAAAAGGAGTATGCAATTTCCGAATGGCATAACACGGCGGAAATCTACGGAAGACTAAAAGAATTATTAAAATCTCCATTAAGACCGATTCGACGAGACAAGATCAGCGGAGTTCTAGAATACTTCGAAACTAAATGTAAGACATCTCGAAAGATCGCGACTGCCGCAGAAGCCGTAATCCCCGGAGGAGTACAGCATAATCTTGCATTCAACTATCCCTTCCCGCTTGCAATAGATCAGGCAAAGGGAGCGTACCTCCGCGACGTCGATGGTAATACTTATATCGACTTCCTCCAAGCAGGAGGTCCTACACTTCTAGGATCTAATTACGAGCCAGTTCGGGAAAAGGTTAAGAATTTGCTCGATGAATGCGGCCCCACTACCGGATTATTACACGAATACGAAGTAAAATTGGCGGAGATAATCTGCAAACATATGCCTGGTGTTGAGATGTTTCGAATGCTGGGCTCCGGAACAGAAGCCGTCATGGGAGCGATCCGCCTCGCTAGGGCCTATACAGGAAAGCGTCATGTAATCAAAATGGGCGGCGGTTATCACGGATGGAGCGATTCGATGGTATACGGAATGCGAATCCCGGGAACTGGCCGTCGCGAGGCAACCGGAATTCCAAAAGGTGCCACTGCTTCGACGGAGGAAAGCTTCCCTAACGACCTTGGCGCGTTACGCCGCAAACTCTGGCTAAATCGTTTCAGAGGCGGTACCGCCGCTATTATCGTGGAACCGTTAGGTCCGGAGAGCGGAACGCGTCCCGTATATTTCGATTACAATAAGCAACTGCGTGAACTCTGCGATTCATTCGGAGCACTACTAATATTCGACGAGGTCGTTACCGGCTTCCGGGTAGGTTTGGGCGGAGCTCAGGGCTTCTTCGATGTCAAACCGGATCTAACGATTTTGGGGAAATGTCTGACAGGCGGATATCCGATGGCCGGTGGTATCGGTGGACGGAAGGAAATAATGATGCTGCTCGCGGGCGGCATCAGTGCGATCGGCAAACGAGCGTTTGTTGGCGGAACGCTCTCTGCTAATCCCCTTTCCTGCGCAGCCGGGTATTTTTCCATTCAAGAAATGGAACGCACAAAGGCGCCTGTCAAAGCCGGCCTCGCGGGAGATCGTCTCTGCCGTGGATTGCAGGAAATAATTGAAAGGTTACGATTGCCCTATGTCGCTTACAACCAAGGATCTATCGTCCATCTTCAAACGTCAGGCGTGCTTCTAATGTCTCTGCGAAACCCAATTAAGGTCTTACGGGAAGCGAAAGAACGTAAGCACGTTATGGAGGAGATGGGCGCCGCATATTCTGCTCACGGAATGATCACTTTGGCCGGAAGTAGAATGTACACAAGCATGGCTGACACCGATGAGATTATCGACGAAGCCCTCAATCGATTTGAGTCGGTATTTAAACTCGTATAG
- a CDS encoding class II aldolase/adducin family protein: MKSATKKKRSTKEGESPDLVALMNLWQRLEAKGLLQKKAASLSFRLPGQKPEAFLLINKGSREIAKAQTGQFDIHGKASTLDWERLAAINFHASIYRARPDIGAIACFQPIWGSLLKTLKDPLPLVFDEQCRQLGAPVVQIHRSVDGSVIADSILLNGANAFLDTNGVVITSVTREKAIYNCELIEKCSKAYLLAHATGGPIRRIPWLIRWIAKNRLIKDERKAAASYALGKAPTGFTAY; this comes from the coding sequence ATGAAATCAGCAACAAAGAAAAAAAGATCCACAAAGGAAGGCGAATCGCCCGACCTCGTTGCTTTAATGAATTTATGGCAAAGGCTGGAGGCAAAAGGTCTCCTGCAGAAAAAAGCAGCTAGCCTTTCCTTCCGACTCCCCGGTCAAAAACCGGAAGCCTTTCTATTGATTAATAAGGGATCGAGAGAAATCGCTAAAGCTCAAACGGGCCAGTTCGACATACACGGCAAGGCAAGCACTCTCGACTGGGAAAGACTAGCTGCGATTAACTTTCACGCAAGCATATATAGAGCGAGACCCGACATCGGAGCAATTGCCTGTTTCCAACCTATTTGGGGCTCCCTACTAAAAACGTTAAAAGATCCGCTTCCTCTTGTTTTTGATGAGCAATGTCGACAACTCGGTGCACCTGTTGTTCAAATTCATAGATCAGTGGACGGTTCCGTTATTGCCGATTCAATTCTACTCAACGGCGCCAACGCCTTCCTTGATACGAACGGTGTAGTGATAACAAGCGTCACTCGCGAGAAGGCCATATACAATTGCGAATTAATCGAAAAATGCTCTAAGGCATACCTTCTTGCGCACGCGACTGGCGGCCCAATACGTCGCATCCCGTGGCTTATCCGTTGGATTGCAAAGAATCGACTCATAAAAGATGAGCGTAAAGCCGCCGCCTCTTATGCGTTAGGTAAAGCTCCCACCGGTTTTACGGCGTACTGA
- a CDS encoding SDR family NAD(P)-dependent oxidoreductase, whose translation MDYKNKTILITGASSGIGKTLAITLADHSNNIVVTARREYLLEDLKREIEAKSSKCLFFAGDAMDPNHADFVVNETVKIFGKIDIAVLNVGAGPPSNTIKDSREIILGKMRTNYDSLINFFVPVLAQMKVQTTPCMIAHVNSLATYFGIPMQGDYTAAKAAGRIFLDTARMELKHFGFKHVLIQTIHPGFVATDAVKEDGIPAPNEISEKEAVKYILKGFRREVYENRFPFSTALAVRIGRLAPAWLRTKILLSEAPADY comes from the coding sequence ATGGATTATAAAAACAAAACAATTCTAATAACTGGCGCCTCATCAGGTATTGGAAAGACTTTAGCGATTACTCTTGCGGATCATTCGAATAATATCGTAGTTACTGCACGACGGGAATATCTACTCGAAGACCTCAAACGAGAAATCGAAGCTAAAAGCAGCAAATGCCTTTTTTTCGCCGGCGATGCAATGGATCCCAATCATGCGGATTTTGTCGTTAATGAAACGGTTAAAATATTTGGAAAAATCGATATTGCCGTTTTGAACGTTGGAGCGGGTCCTCCCTCCAACACGATCAAAGATTCCCGGGAAATAATCCTGGGGAAGATGCGAACCAATTACGATAGCCTAATAAACTTTTTCGTTCCCGTCCTTGCACAAATGAAAGTCCAAACGACGCCGTGTATGATTGCGCATGTCAACTCTTTGGCAACGTATTTTGGAATACCTATGCAAGGAGATTACACGGCTGCAAAAGCCGCCGGGAGAATCTTTTTAGATACGGCGAGAATGGAATTAAAGCATTTTGGCTTTAAACATGTGCTCATCCAAACGATCCATCCGGGTTTCGTTGCAACGGATGCAGTTAAAGAAGATGGAATTCCCGCACCGAATGAAATCAGTGAGAAAGAAGCGGTGAAATATATATTGAAAGGATTCCGTCGAGAAGTTTATGAAAACCGATTTCCATTTAGCACTGCCTTAGCGGTTCGAATAGGACGACTCGCACCTGCATGGCTACGAACCAAAATTTTATTGTCGGAAGCCCCAGCCGACTACTAA
- a CDS encoding TetR/AcrR family transcriptional regulator: MEKKRKTKKGPWLPQAERIRSIIQAALPLFAQRGFDGASTRSLSKSAGISEGLIYRYFHRKRDLFEAVLQYCLKLSDPFRVPVSDLEPGSETFVFLINTFLLEIFFKCKNEEMELTHKLILRSLSTDGKFARKYFRNKFRNLFPLMKISLEACVKKKELPPDRSWKTWRDVNWIIRHLLVVFYFFNFSFSKHKLFQDRTESLRLESIRFFLLGVGFLPDSTEILLKKVTKQSVLVM, from the coding sequence ATGGAAAAAAAAAGGAAAACAAAAAAAGGTCCCTGGCTCCCCCAGGCTGAAAGAATCCGATCGATCATTCAAGCTGCTTTGCCTTTATTTGCGCAAAGAGGATTCGACGGAGCCAGCACAAGGTCTTTAAGTAAATCTGCCGGCATCTCGGAAGGTCTTATTTATAGATATTTTCATAGAAAGCGTGATTTATTTGAAGCGGTCTTGCAATATTGCCTAAAGCTGTCGGATCCATTTAGAGTTCCTGTCTCCGATTTAGAACCGGGGTCGGAGACATTCGTATTTCTGATCAATACGTTTCTATTGGAAATTTTTTTCAAATGCAAAAATGAAGAAATGGAACTTACTCACAAGTTAATCTTAAGAAGCTTAAGTACGGACGGAAAGTTCGCCAGAAAATATTTTCGGAATAAATTTAGAAACCTCTTTCCATTAATGAAGATTTCGTTAGAAGCCTGCGTAAAAAAGAAGGAACTTCCGCCTGACCGGTCTTGGAAAACTTGGCGGGACGTAAATTGGATCATCCGTCATCTTCTGGTTGTATTTTACTTTTTTAATTTTTCCTTTTCTAAGCATAAATTGTTTCAGGATAGGACCGAATCACTTCGATTAGAATCGATCAGATTTTTTCTTTTAGGAGTGGGATTTCTGCCCGATTCAACCGAGATATTGCTGAAAAAAGTGACCAAACAATCAGTGCTTGTAATGTAA